The following are encoded together in the Zingiber officinale cultivar Zhangliang chromosome 8A, Zo_v1.1, whole genome shotgun sequence genome:
- the LOC122010818 gene encoding E3 ubiquitin-protein ligase COP1-like, with protein sequence MERRGRQHRRSATLSDHLAAEEAPCKLQELLMIRDDADEMSALTAVAACARSFASSATAAGGGGGRTLVEILREEQEAGEIVVGGNSSNGVNWRSLVACFCLRRAGTAGVAAAAASSSGHASLLPFPALAGSNSPASTSLRGSTVSASTAASPPEEPPAGGQEISDLRPPASATAAAAGVSLMSLLEQTDTQWSNGVEAASPPLLPDDDEPALDDIIDGGGALRVCCVCMMRLKGAAFIPCGHTFCRRCSRELWVNRGSCPLCNDHILEILNIF encoded by the coding sequence ATGGAGAGAAGGGGGAGGCAGCACCGCCGGAGCGCGACGCTCTCCGATCATCTCGCGGCTGAGGAAGCTCCTTGTAAGCTTCAGGAACTACTAATGATCAGGGACGACGCGGACGAGATGAGCGCCTTGACAGCCGTCGCTGCGTGCGCGAGGAGCTTCGCGTCTTCCGCCACGGCCGCCGGCGGCGGCGGGGGGAGGACGCTGGTGGAGATCTTGCGGGAGGAGCAGGAAGCGGGTGAGATCGTTGTGGGTGGTAATTCTAGCAATGGAGTCAATTGGAGGTCGTTGGTCGCCTGCTTCTGCCTCCGCCGAGCTGGCACAGCCGGCGTCGCGGCGGCGGCGGCATCGTCGTCCGGCCACGCCAGCTTGCTCCCCTTCCCTGCCCTCGCCGGCTCAAATTCTCCGGCATCCACCTCCCTTCGCGGATCCACAGTGTCCGCCTCCACTGCAGCATCACCGCCGGAGGAGCCTCCTGCGGGCGGCCAAGAAATCTCCGACCTCCGGCCGCCGGCTTCGGCTACCGCAGCGGCGGCGGGGGTCTCCCTGATGTCGCTGCTGGAGCAGACAGACACGCAGTGGAGCAACGGAGTCGAGGCCGCCTCCCCTCCGCTGCTTCCGGACGACGACGAACCGGCGCTGGACGACATCATCGACGGCGGCGGCGCACTCCGCGTCTGCTGCGTGTGCATGATGCGGCTCAAGGGGGCGGCCTTCATCCCCTGCGGCCACACCTTCTGCCGGCGATGCTCCCGGGAACTCTGGGTGAACCGCGGCAGCTGCCCGCTCTGTAACGACCACATACTGGAAATCCTCAACATATTCTAA